Genomic segment of Eremothecium sinecaudum strain ATCC 58844 chromosome VIII, complete sequence:
AGCTGCAAGTGTCTTGGGATAATTCTGGTTTTCTTGTTATCTCTAGCAGCGTTACCAGCCAATTCTAAAATTTCAGCAGCCAAGTACTCTAAAACAGCTGTCAAGTAAACTGGAGCACCAGAACCAATTCTCTGAGCGTAGTTACCTTTCCTTAGCAATCTGTGAACTCTACCAACTGGGAAAGTCAACCCAGCCTTAGCAGATCTAGATTGAGAAGCTTTAGCAGCAGAACCAGCTTTACCACCTTTTCCTGACATTTCTTTCTATATATTGTGTATTAACTTAATCGCTTAGTGTTTAACCTTGGATAGTTGTTGAACTCACGGAAGATTCTTACCATCAACAACGCCTACCCTCCCTCTTTATATACAAATTAGTAACCGGATAACACACGCGACGCCACCGGCGTGCTCCTGTGAACTGCCTGTGGTTTTGTGCGTGGGTCTTCCCCCTGTGCTCACGGCTTCCAAAGATGTGCGAAAAAATTGGCACGATGAAAATGTAACGGTCCACAGCGAAGCGATTCCATATTTTGTGCTTTGGCCGACTTTGGCTTAAGTATGGAGCGACGCCTCAGCTACCGAATACGGAAATTTTTTACGCGCCGGGGTTCAAAAATTTCCCGCCATGCTGAGCATTTCGCTCCGCCTTCATTCAGCGAAAACTCTGGACCAAGGCCGCTTTGCCACCAGAAAAGCAAAACTATATAAACACAAGGGCTAACTGACACGGACAGAACGTTAGCTGCTTTGAAGGACAAGATTAAGCTCCAGCGTTTAGTCAGTCGTCTAATTCAAATCATATTTACAAATGTCGTCCAAAGCTTCCAAGGCCCCAGCCTCCAAGGCTCCAGCTGAAAAAAAGCCAGCTGCTAAGAAGACCTCCTCTTCAACTGATATGTCTAAGAAGAGAACTAAGACCAGAAAGGAAACTTACTCATCATATATTTACAAGGTTCTAAAACAAACTCACCCAGATACCGGTATATCGCAGAAGTCGATGTCCATTTTGAACTCTTTTGTGAACGATATTTTCGAAAGAATTGCTTCGGAGGCGTCGAAGTTGGCTGCATACAACAAAAAATCTACTATTTCCGCTAGAGAAATCCAGACTGCTGTCAGGTTGATCTTGCCAGGTGAATTGGCCAAGCACGCTGTTTCTGAAGGAACCAGGGCTGTTACTAAGTACTCCTCTTCCACTCAGGCTTGATTACATCCCACCTGGGCGTTGAAGTGGGAAATGGATAAGTATGTTAGATTAAACACAGGGGTATAATATATAACATTTATTGAATTGTATAGTAATGATATTTAGTAAGTCAACTCGCTTTTGTACTTTAGGCTTCAAATGTTTCTATACAGTTCCGAAATGTTAAACCACCGTTGCGGCTAGGATATCGCGACTAACGCACAAAGATCGGCCGGCGTACTCCAATTTAGGTATGACGCCTACTTATAACTCCGGTTCTTAGCATGCATTGTAGTCTCTAGCTTTCTTCTAATGTTCTTTATCTTCTTAGTAATAATTTAGCCATTGATTGGCCAACCAATCATCACTATTTACGACCGTATGCTCAGGAGTCTAACTGCTTTGTGAATAATCGATAGCCATCACTACAGATTAAACTCCATTGATGAGCGTATCAAGGGAAATAAAGCGTTGATCAAGTAATTGAAGGCTATCCGAATCATTTACTACTCATAGGATCAAAAATTAAGGGTATTATCATTTTTGGATTCATAACTAATACCAGACGCTTTACATTTGGAATAAGGGCGTACATTTCAACGGATAACACAAAGGTTCTTGCATTTGGACGAGAGCTGTAAGCTATAAAGAGAAGAATTTTGTTAATTTTTACCAAATATGTCGTTAGTTGGCATCAAACAGCTGGTAACTAGTGCTATGAAAGGAGACAATAATTCAGATGGGCGCACACCCTTGCTTACCAGCGATGGAACATCCGATAGTTCAAGGTCTCACTATGGGACTGGAAACATGAATGCGGACCGCGAATCAGCTCTCGGAGGTGTAAACTCCGAGTTCGGAGAGAAAGAGCGGAATAGTGGGATTTTCAGTAATGTTGATCCTAGGGTTATGTCGGATTTGATTATTGGTTTGAGTGACGGGCTCACGGTTCCATTCGCTTTAACAGCGGGTTTATCTTCTTTGGGTGATTCTAAGCTAGTGATAACTGGTGGCTTTGCAGAGTTGATTTCGGGGGCTATTTCTATGGGATTGGGTGGTTATTTAGGTGCAAAATCTGAATCAGACTATTATCATTCTGAAGTTAGGGAAGAGAAACGTAAATTTTATAGCAACACCCAGTTGATTACCCATGACATTGAAGATATTCTACTTGAAATAAACCCAGATTTCTCCGATGAGACTATTGTATCTTTTATTAAGGATTTGAAGAAGGATCCAGAACTAATGGTGGACTTTATTATTCGTTACGGTCGTGGCTTGGAGGTACCTGCTGAGAATAGACAAATTGTATCGGCAGCCACAATTGGAGGTGGGTATTTTGTTGGAGGCTTTATTCCTTTGTTACCGTATTTCTTTGTGGAGCAGGTTGGAACCGGACTATTACTCTCTATCATTGTGATGGCAATTACTCTATTTGCGTTCGGATTTATAAAAACACAAATATCAATGAACGGCAGTTGTACGCTAAGTAAGAAATGCATTGAAGGTGTGCAAATGATGGCGGTAGGTGGAACAGCCGCTGCCTCTGCCTGGTTTTTCGTTAAGCTTCTCGGTTAAGCTCCACATGCTTCCAACTCCTGCGCTAAATCCATCCCAAATTTTGATCCTCCCAGAGCTACTATTTATTGAGAGATAACTTATGTACAGTTTACTCTACCCATTATTTATTTTGGTTTGGCAAGTTGGATGGTACAGAGTACCACAATTTTGCATCAAGCAATACACATGCATATATTTAACATCAAGCGAACAAGTTAGTTACTAAAATAAGCAAAACAATTATGGGTAATACTATGGTATCCCTATTAAGGTTATCTATCCATATATAACTATTATTGGATTTACTATTTATTTTCAACAACAGTTTTTAGTGTTTCAAAGTCGAACATGTTACCACCGTCTTTTAAAACATTCGCCAGCATGACTAGCGATTTATTAGAAAAATCAGGAGCATTTCGTAGCTGATTGATATCTTCACCGTAGTGCTCAAAGAGCATATTCAAATATTCATTCTTGAGACCACTAACGTCATTCATAGCAGCTGCTAGGCCTTTCTGGATTTTTACCTCACCAGCAGCAATAGTTTTACTAGCCTCGTTTAAATCTACCTTATTCGCATTCTGGAACCCATATTTGCTTGAAAGATTCGTTGTCGTTAGCTTAATTTGATTTAACGATTGTAAGGTAGTATGGTTGAGAGTTTCCGGATTAAAATGCTCTTTAACTTCTTGATCATCAGTGACCTCTACATCAGACAGCAGTAcctcatcatcttcttgTTCCTCTACGACTTCATTTTCCCCTTCTGCTTCACTCgctgaagaag
This window contains:
- the HTA1 gene encoding histone H2A (Syntenic homolog of Ashbya gossypii AGR184W; Syntenic homolog of Saccharomyces cerevisiae YDR225W (HTA1)), producing the protein MSGKGGKAGSAAKASQSRSAKAGLTFPVGRVHRLLRKGNYAQRIGSGAPVYLTAVLEYLAAEILELAGNAARDNKKTRIIPRHLQLAIRNDDELNKLLGNVTIAQGGVLPNIHANLLPKKSAKAAKASQEL
- the HTB1 gene encoding histone H2B (Syntenic homolog of Ashbya gossypii AGR183C; Syntenic homolog of Saccharomyces cerevisiae YDR224C (HTB1)): MSSKASKAPASKAPAEKKPAAKKTSSSTDMSKKRTKTRKETYSSYIYKVLKQTHPDTGISQKSMSILNSFVNDIFERIASEASKLAAYNKKSTISAREIQTAVRLILPGELAKHAVSEGTRAVTKYSSSTQA
- the CCC1 gene encoding Ccc1p (Syntenic homolog of Ashbya gossypii AGR182C; Syntenic homolog of Saccharomyces cerevisiae YLR220W (CCC1)); this translates as MSLVGIKQLVTSAMKGDNNSDGRTPLLTSDGTSDSSRSHYGTGNMNADRESALGGVNSEFGEKERNSGIFSNVDPRVMSDLIIGLSDGLTVPFALTAGLSSLGDSKLVITGGFAELISGAISMGLGGYLGAKSESDYYHSEVREEKRKFYSNTQLITHDIEDILLEINPDFSDETIVSFIKDLKKDPELMVDFIIRYGRGLEVPAENRQIVSAATIGGGYFVGGFIPLLPYFFVEQVGTGLLLSIIVMAITLFAFGFIKTQISMNGSCTLSKKCIEGVQMMAVGGTAAASAWFFVKLLG
- the RSA3 gene encoding Rsa3p (Syntenic homolog of Ashbya gossypii AGR181W; Syntenic homolog of Saccharomyces cerevisiae YLR221C (RSA3)), with translation MVKDTLGTAAAGSSAQSKSRRRKKRRTQASDSDSSSSSSSASEAEGENEVVEEQEDDEVLLSDVEVTDDQEVKEHFNPETLNHTTLQSLNQIKLTTTNLSSKYGFQNANKVDLNEASKTIAAGEVKIQKGLAAAMNDVSGLKNEYLNMLFEHYGEDINQLRNAPDFSNKSLVMLANVLKDGGNMFDFETLKTVVENK